The Desulfurobacterium atlanticum DNA segment AAGTACGCATTGTAAGCTGAGTTCCCGGTTCACCAATAGACTGAGCAGCAATAATTCCAACTGCTTCTCCAAGCTGAACTTCTCTTCTTCTTGCAAGATCCAGTCCATAACACTTGGCACATACGCCAAAATCGGCTTTACAGGTCATAACAGATCTTATCTTAACACTATCTATACCGAGGTCCTCAATCCTTTGTGCCATTTCTTCAGAAATAAGTTCATTTTTGTGAACAAGAATTTCTCCGGTTATAGGATCAACTATATCTTCAGCTGCATATCTTCCTGCAATTCTTCTTGCAAGTGGAACGATAATTTCACCTGCTTCCATAAGAGCAGACATATCTATACCATCATCGCATCCACAATCTTCCATTGTAATAATTACATCTTGAGCAACATCAGCAAGTCTTCTTGTAAGGTATCCGGCGTCAGCTGTTTTAAGGGCAGTATCTGCAAGACCTTTCCTCGCACCGTGAGTAGAGATGAAGTACTCAAGAACTGTCAATCCTTCACGGAAGTTAGAGATAATAGGAGTTTCAATAATTTCACCTGAAGGTTTTGCCATAAGACCTCTTAAACCTGCAAGCTGACGAATCTGTGTTTGACTACCACGGGCTCCTGAGGAGAGCATCATATAAACAGGATTAAATGTTCCATCATTCGGAACTCTTCCCCTGCTATTTATATCGTGAGTTTTCATGTATTCCATCATATCTTTCGTTATCTGTTCTGTAACTCTGGTCCATATATCAACAATTTTGTTGTATCTCTCATCTTTTGAAAGAAGCCCTTTTCTGTACCCTTCTTCTATCATCTCAACTTCTTTCTTTGCCTTTTCTATAAGTTCTTTTTTTGTAGGTGGAATGTGAAGGTCATCTATACCTATGGAAAGTCCGCCCATAGTGGCAAGGAGAAATCCATTCTCTTTTAGCCTATCAAGCATATCTATCGTAGTTTCATTACCGTAGCGTTTATGAATATCGGCTATCATAGCAGCAATGGCTTTCTTACTCATAACCTTATTAAGGAACGGATAATCTTCAGGGAGGAGAAGGTTAAACTTAACTCTTCCTGCTGTTGTTTCAATGATTTCAGGTTTGCCAGAGGCGCTTTTTTCCGCCGGTATTCTAACTTTAATCTTTGCATGAAGTTCTATCAATCCAAGGTCAAGAGCTCTTAAAACTTCATCAAAATTTGCAAACGCCTTTCCTTCACCTTTAGCACCTTTCTTCTCAAGTGTAATGTAGTAAAGTCCTAAAACCATATCCTGTGAAGGAACGGCAAGAGGTTTACCGTGGGCTGGAGAAAGAATATTCTGGGTAGAAAGCATGAGAGTATAAGCTTCAAGCTGAGCTTCAAGAGAAAGGGGAACATGAACAGCCATCTGGTCACCGTCAAAGTCAGCGTTAAAAGCTGTACAAACAAGAGGATGAAGCTTAATAGCTTTACCTTCAACAAGCACAGGCTCAAAAGCCTGGACAGAAACCCTGTGAAGTGTTGGAGCACGGTTGAGGAGTACTGGATGTTCTTTAATAACTTCTTCAAGACATTCCCATACAACAGGATCCTGTCTCTCAACCATCTTTTTGGCTTGTTTTACAGTATTTGCATACCCTTTTTCTTCAAGTCTTCTGTAAATAAACGGTTTAAAAAGCTCAAGAGCCATTATCTTTGGAAGACCACACTGATGCATTTTAAGGTCTGGACCAATAACAATAACAGCACGACCTGAATAGTCAACCCTTTTACCAAGAAGGTTCTGCCTGAATCTCCCCTGCTTTCCTCTTAAAACATCTGAAAGGGATTTAAGAGGATGTCCTTTTGAGCTTCTTACAGGTCTTCCTCTACGGCCGTTATCAATAAGAGTATCAACCGCTTCCTGAAGCATACGTTTCTCATTTCTTATGATAATATCAGGAGCATCAAGTTCTATGAGCCTCTTCAAACGGTTATTTCTGTTTATAACCCTTCTGTAGAGATCATTAAGGTCTGAAGTTGCAAATCTTCCCCCTTCAAGAGGAACAAGAGGGCGGAGTTCAGGAGGAAGAACAGGTAAAACTTCAAGAACCATCCATTCAGGTTTATTATCACTTTCAATAAATGCTTCGGTAAGTCTTAATCTTTTTACCAGCTTCTTCAGTTTAGCTTCGGTAGTATCTTTTCTTGTAGCTCTTCTAATTTCTTCTTTAACAAGCTCTTTACTTTGAATTTTGCCTATTTCAACAAGGTAGTCTATATACCAATCAAGGGCTTTTCCGCCTTTTTCAATCTTTAATGTGCAGGTCTCAGCAATTTTTTTATAGTCTTCGTAAGGGATTATCTGTCCTTTTTCAAGGTTGCTGTCTCCAGGTTCAATAACTACAACAAGAGTGTTTTTTACAATACCTATAATTGTATCTTCCGAGAGACCGGTATAGTAAGAAATCGTTTCGACAGCAGCTTTAAAAACATTCGGAAGTCTTTTTTGAAGATCACTGTTAATGCTGTCTATCTCGCCAGAGTACATCCTTATCTCTTCACGAAGTTCCTCTGCAAGTTCCTCAAGATTGACCCTTTTAAGTGCTTCTTTTATCGCTTCAGCACCTATCCCGACTTCAAATGCATCTTCCCCAAGTTCTTCTATCTTCTCTCTGTATTCCTCTTCTGTTAAAATCTGAAACTGCTCAAGTCCTGTTTCCTCTTCATCTCCAGGGTCAAGTACTATATAGCTTTCAAAATAAACTACTCTCTCAACTTCACGAACAGAAAGACCGAGAAGAGCACCTATCTTACTTGGAACAGATTTAACATACCAGATATGGGTGCAGGGAGCTGCAAGGTCTATATGCCCAAACCTTTTTCTTCTCTCTTTAGAGAGAGTTACTTCAACACCACATCTATCACATATAACACCTTTATATTTTGAACCTCTATATTTACCGCAGAGACATTCAAAATCTCTTACAGGACCGAATATTTTTGCACAGAAAAGTCCATCTTTTTCAGGTTTTAATGTCCTGTAGTTTAAAGTCTCGGGAAGTTTTACTTCACCATAGGACCACTCTCTTATCTTTTCAGGAGAAGCAAGTCCTATCTCTATAGCATCAAAATCAAAAGTTTTTGGTTCTTCTGAGAAAATTATCTCTTTTTTCTTCACTACAGCTCCTCCTTAAAGGATTCTTTAAAAGGGGGATCTATCCCCCTTTTAAATTACTTTTCCTCTTTATCTTCAAAAAGCTTTTCTGCTTCGCTTTTCTGTTCTTCAACTTCTTCAATTTGCTTTATAAATTTCACATCAAGGGCAAGAGCTTTTAGCTCTCTTACAAGAACATTAAACGATTCAGGCAATCCAGGCTCAAAGGAATACTTTCCTTTAACAATAGATTCATAAACCCTTGATCTTCCTTCAACGTCGTCAGATTTAACGGTTAACATTTCCTGGAGAGTGTATGCAGCACCGTATGCCTCAAGAGCCCACACTTCCATCTCTCCAAACCTCTGTCCACCAAACTGTGCCTTACCGCCGAGAGGCTGCTGAGTAATGAGAGAGTAAGGACCGGTAGATCGGGCATGAATCTTATCATCAGCAAGGTGAATAAGTTTAAGCATATACATATAACCAACAGTTACATCCTGATCAAAAGGCTCTCCTGTTAGTCCATCATAAACTGTCAATCTTCCTGTTTCTGGAAGTCCTGCCCTTTTTAGAAGTCTCTTTATCTCTTCCTCTTTAGCTCCCATAAATATCGGAGATTCAAATCTTATACCTTTAGCAAGTTTTTTAGCCACTTCCCTCAACTCATCATCGGAAAGGGAGTCTATCAACTTGCTTATATTTTCATCATTATAGATAGCTTTTATCTCTTCTCTCACCATGTCAAGACCGACTTTTAAAAGTTTGTCTATCTTCTTGCCAAGTTCTTTTGCCGCAAGGCCAAGATGAGTTTCAAGGATCTGTCCCACGTTCATACGGGATGGAACACCAAGAGGGTTAAGAGTGATATCTATCGGCGTACCATCTTCAAGGAAAGGCATATCCTCTACAGGTCTTATTTGAGAAACGACACCTTTGTTTCCGTGACGACCTGCCATTTTATCACCAACAGTAAGTTTTCTCTTTGTAGCAATGTAAACTTTAACAACCTTGTTAACGCCTGCTGGCAGGTCATGTCCCATTTCAAGAGCTTTTTTCTTCTCCTCGTAAATGTTTTCTATGAGAGCTATCTTATCAACAGCTTTTATCCTTATTTCTTTAAGTTTTTTCTCAACTTTAGAATCATCAATTATTGAAGGTTTTCTTAAAGCGAAGAAAACAACATCTCTGACTTTATCCTCGGTTATCTTTTCTCCAGCAGAAATCAAGATATTTCCGTTGGCATCGTAAACGTCCTCTTTAACAGCTTTACCAAGAATCAACTCTGCAGCTCTGCGGTCTCTGTCCTCTTTAACTAGATTTATCTCTTCCTGTTTTGCCCTTTCAAGCTTTGCCTTTTCTTCACTTTCTATCAGCTGTGTTCTGACATCCTTCTTTTCACCTTTTCTTGAGAGAATCTTAACATCGATCACAACACCTTCAATACCGTGAGGAACGTAGAGAGAAGAGTCTTTTACACCTTTTGCTTTCTCACCAAAAATAGCCTGAAGGAGTTTTTCCTCTGGTGTTAAAACCTGCTCTCCCTTTGGAGTAACTTTCCCAACAAGAATATCTCCGGGTTTTACATAAGTACCTATTCTTACAATGCCCGATTCATCAAGATTTCTCAGGAGAGCTTCAGGAACACCAGGAATATCTCTTGTTATTTCTTCACGTCCAAGTTTTGTTTCAACAGCTTCACATTCAAGCTCCTGGATATGAATTGAAGTATAAACATCATCTTTTAACAATCTTTCACTTACTAAAATAGCATCCTCAAAGTTATACCCTCTCCATGGAATAAACGCTATAAGCACGTTTTTCCCGAGAGCAAGTTCACCATTGTCCATTGAAGGACCATCAGCTATTATCTGTCCCTTTTCTACTCTCTGTCCCTTTTTAACTATAGGACGCTGATTGATGCAGGTTTTCTGGTTTGATTTTTTGAATTTTTTAAGTTCGTAAACATCAAATCCGGTATCAACAGAGAGACCGCCCTCTGTAATCTCTTCAGGGTCAACCTTAACAATGATTTTATCAGCAGTAACACTTTCAACAACACCAGAACGTTTTGCAACAACCGCTCCACGGCTAAATAGTGCAACCGGTTTTTCCATTCCTGTAGCAACAAGAGGTGCTTCCGTTTTAACAAGAGGAACAGCCTGACGCTGCATGTTTGAACCCATAAGGGCACGGTTAGCATCGTCATGCTCAAGGAACGGAATCAAAGAGGCAGATACAGAAAACACCTGTTTTGGAGAAACGTCCATAAATTGAACTTCTTCTTTTTTAACAAGTTTAAATTCGGCTTTGTGTCGTGCCATCACCATATCAGAAGTAAGATTACCTTCCTCATCAACAGGAGCGTTTGCCTGAGCTATGATGTAGTTTTCCTCTTCATCAGCTGTCATGTAAACAATTTCATCTGTTACTTTTCCATTAACAACCTTTCTATAAGGTGTTTCAAGGAATCCAAGCCAATTTATCTTTCCGTAAGTTGTTAAAGAGTTTATAAGACCGATGTTCTGACCTTCTGGTGTTTCAATAGGACAGATACGTCCATAGTGGGACGGGTGAACGTCACGAACCTCAAATCCGGCTCTTTCTCTTGTTAAACCGCCGGGACCAAGAGCAGAAAGACGTCTTTTGTGAGTTGTTTCTGAAAGTGGATTTGTCTGGTCCATAAACTGACAAAGCTGTGTTAAGTTGAAGAACTCATTAAGAGGATTTATAGCAGTTCTCGGATTTATTAAATCCTGAGGCATAACGGATTCTACATCTGCAACAGAAAGTTTTTCTCTCACAGCTTTTTCAAGCTTGAAGAGACCTGATTTAAATGCTATCTCTGCAAGCTCTCCAACACCTCTAACTCTTCTGTTGCCAAGATGATCAATATCGTCATAATCTCTTATTCCAGCATGAACTTCAAGGAGGGCTTTTACAGTTCCGACTATATCGGCTTTATGGAGAAGTCTTCCTGCTTCATCATAATCAGGTTCAACAGCAAATTTTTCAACACCTGAAATCTCAAGAAGCTTAATTGCAACTTCCCTATCAAGGAAAGTTCCTTTGGGAACTACAATATCTCCTTCTTCGTTTTTTATATCCTCAGCTATTCTTAAAGGAGGAAGCCAGTCAATAGATGTTAAATCTTCTTTTGTTATCTCTTTTAACTTTTCATGAGGATAAACTTTTTCATTTACCTTGGCTCTACCCACTCTTGAAAGGTCATAGTGTTTTGTACTGAAAAACATCGTTTCAAAAAGCTTTTTAGCACCTTCAACAGTAGCTGTATCACCAGGCCTAACTTTCCTGAATATTTCAACATAAGCAGCGATAAGAGGATCCTCTATCTTTTCTCTTACTCTGTCTTTTCTCTCTTTTCTTAAAGTATTGATTATAACAGCACCGTAAGGTGTGGCTTTCCTGTGAACAGCTTTAAACTCTGCCCCTTCAGGGAGCTTTCTACTGCTTGTAGAAAGTTCCTCATAGGCTTCCTGAATAACTTCTCCAGTTTCAGGATCAACGATATCCTCTATAAGGTAATATCCAAGCATATCTTCGTTTGTTTTTACTTCACCGTTTTCATCTACAATATGACCGTCAACAATCCTGAATGTTTCCACTACATCCTTATAAAAGAGATCTATAATCTGCTCATCGGTTGTGACGCCAAAAGCTCTCAGGAGGTATGTTCCTAAAAATCTTCTTTTTCTATCTATTTTTACATAAAGAACATCATTGTGCGGAACTTCAAACTCTATCCAGGAGCCCATAGCAGGAATAATACTTGCAATGTCTATCGTTCTTGCAACTGTAGTTGTTTTAGATATCTCTTTTTTAAAGAAAAGACCTGGAGATCTATGAAGCTGACTTACAACAACCTTTTGAGTTCCATTGATAATAAAAGTTCCCCTTTCTGTCATAAGGGGAATTTCACCAAAATACATCTTATTTTCTTTTATTATTGGAGCTATTTTTTCTCCAGTTTTTGGGTCTTTCTGCCATACGTGAAGTTCAAAAAGAACTCTCAATGGTGCGGTGTAAGAAATTCCTCTTTCTATACATTCATCAGGAGTGTATTTAGGTCTAAAAACAACTTCCATTCCGCAGTTTGGACAAACAACACCTTTTCCACCAAGGCCGTTATACTTTCCACATTTACAATACCAATCGCCTATTTCATAACCTTTATAGTGAATTTCCACTCCAGATGTTTCATCAATTATAGGAAAAGCCTGTCTGAAAGCTGACTCAAGCCCTGTATTTTCTCTCTTTTCCGGATGCTTGTTTAATTGAAGAAACCGTTCGTAAGATTCAAAAGGAAACTCAAGAAGATCAGGGATTGGGAGAACTTCCTGTCTATCAGCAAAGGTTTTTCTAGGGAGGGATTTTTCTTTTTTGATGCCTGTTGTTATTTTTGTTGTCTGCATTTCACTCATACTGCACCCTCTTTTTTGGTTTTTAAAAATAGGACAAGGGTGGCTGTCAATAACCGACAACCACCCGCCAAGTAAGGAAATTTATTATATTTGCAGTTAATATGCAAGTGTTACTTAACTTCTACTTCTGCTCCAGCTTCTTCAAGCTTCTTAGCAATCTCTTCAGCTTCTTCTTTAGATACTCCTTCTTTTACCGGTTTTGGAGCACCATCAACAAGAGCCTTAGCTTCCTTAAGTCCAAGCCCTGTAATTTCTCTTACAACTTTGATAACCTGAATCTTCTTAGCTCCAGGATTTTTGAGAATTACATCAAACTCTGTCTTTTCAGCTGCAGCAGCTTCACCTGCACCGCCAGCAGCAACAGGGCCAGCAGCAACAACAGGCATATCAGATACACCAAACTTTTCCTTGATCATATTGATGAGCTCTACAAGCTCAAGAACAGTCATGTTTTCAATAGCTTCTACTATTTGCTCTTTAGTGATTTCAGCCATTCTTTACCTCCCTATACATTTAAGCTGTTTCTTTCTGAGATTTAATGTTTTCAAGTGCAACAACAAGTTTCTGGAATAGATTTTCCAGAGACCATGCAACAGCGTTCACCGGATACTTGAGTGTAAACGCAAGCTGTCCAAGAAGTTCCTCTCTTGATGGAACGGATGCAAGAGCTTTTAGCTGCTCAAAGTCAGCAACTTTTCCTTCAATT contains these protein-coding regions:
- the rpoC gene encoding DNA-directed RNA polymerase subunit beta', whose amino-acid sequence is MKKKEIIFSEEPKTFDFDAIEIGLASPEKIREWSYGEVKLPETLNYRTLKPEKDGLFCAKIFGPVRDFECLCGKYRGSKYKGVICDRCGVEVTLSKERRKRFGHIDLAAPCTHIWYVKSVPSKIGALLGLSVREVERVVYFESYIVLDPGDEEETGLEQFQILTEEEYREKIEELGEDAFEVGIGAEAIKEALKRVNLEELAEELREEIRMYSGEIDSINSDLQKRLPNVFKAAVETISYYTGLSEDTIIGIVKNTLVVVIEPGDSNLEKGQIIPYEDYKKIAETCTLKIEKGGKALDWYIDYLVEIGKIQSKELVKEEIRRATRKDTTEAKLKKLVKRLRLTEAFIESDNKPEWMVLEVLPVLPPELRPLVPLEGGRFATSDLNDLYRRVINRNNRLKRLIELDAPDIIIRNEKRMLQEAVDTLIDNGRRGRPVRSSKGHPLKSLSDVLRGKQGRFRQNLLGKRVDYSGRAVIVIGPDLKMHQCGLPKIMALELFKPFIYRRLEEKGYANTVKQAKKMVERQDPVVWECLEEVIKEHPVLLNRAPTLHRVSVQAFEPVLVEGKAIKLHPLVCTAFNADFDGDQMAVHVPLSLEAQLEAYTLMLSTQNILSPAHGKPLAVPSQDMVLGLYYITLEKKGAKGEGKAFANFDEVLRALDLGLIELHAKIKVRIPAEKSASGKPEIIETTAGRVKFNLLLPEDYPFLNKVMSKKAIAAMIADIHKRYGNETTIDMLDRLKENGFLLATMGGLSIGIDDLHIPPTKKELIEKAKKEVEMIEEGYRKGLLSKDERYNKIVDIWTRVTEQITKDMMEYMKTHDINSRGRVPNDGTFNPVYMMLSSGARGSQTQIRQLAGLRGLMAKPSGEIIETPIISNFREGLTVLEYFISTHGARKGLADTALKTADAGYLTRRLADVAQDVIITMEDCGCDDGIDMSALMEAGEIIVPLARRIAGRYAAEDIVDPITGEILVHKNELISEEMAQRIEDLGIDSVKIRSVMTCKADFGVCAKCYGLDLARRREVQLGEAVGIIAAQSIGEPGTQLTMRTFHIGGIAMRGAEASEYRAKHDGVVKIFDVNTIKDTEGNVIVINRAGKIAVIDEKTGKHLERYDIPYGSYLRVEDGQKVKKGTILVEWDPLAVPILALRAGNVRYKDIIPGVTISETEPVILEYRTLPYEPTIEIVDDNGKVIDFYPLPVGSRVMVKEGERVTVGTQLARLPRKIGGTKDITGGLPRVAELLEARKPKDAAILAEIDGKVYVETERAKKKITILNPETGVKREYEVPKGKYIYVRTGDYVKAGEPLTDGQLNPHDILAIMGERAVEKFLLDEVQSVYRAQGVEINDKHFEVIIKRMLRKVKIEDAGDSNFLVEEIVDREEFEKVRAKLFEEGKRPPKAKPVLTGITKAALSTESFISAASFQETTRVLSEAAVRGKRDYLRGLKENVIIGRLIPAGTGRKEYRKVSWQYCEKSKDEEDKE
- the rpoB gene encoding DNA-directed RNA polymerase subunit beta, whose amino-acid sequence is MSEMQTTKITTGIKKEKSLPRKTFADRQEVLPIPDLLEFPFESYERFLQLNKHPEKRENTGLESAFRQAFPIIDETSGVEIHYKGYEIGDWYCKCGKYNGLGGKGVVCPNCGMEVVFRPKYTPDECIERGISYTAPLRVLFELHVWQKDPKTGEKIAPIIKENKMYFGEIPLMTERGTFIINGTQKVVVSQLHRSPGLFFKKEISKTTTVARTIDIASIIPAMGSWIEFEVPHNDVLYVKIDRKRRFLGTYLLRAFGVTTDEQIIDLFYKDVVETFRIVDGHIVDENGEVKTNEDMLGYYLIEDIVDPETGEVIQEAYEELSTSSRKLPEGAEFKAVHRKATPYGAVIINTLRKERKDRVREKIEDPLIAAYVEIFRKVRPGDTATVEGAKKLFETMFFSTKHYDLSRVGRAKVNEKVYPHEKLKEITKEDLTSIDWLPPLRIAEDIKNEEGDIVVPKGTFLDREVAIKLLEISGVEKFAVEPDYDEAGRLLHKADIVGTVKALLEVHAGIRDYDDIDHLGNRRVRGVGELAEIAFKSGLFKLEKAVREKLSVADVESVMPQDLINPRTAINPLNEFFNLTQLCQFMDQTNPLSETTHKRRLSALGPGGLTRERAGFEVRDVHPSHYGRICPIETPEGQNIGLINSLTTYGKINWLGFLETPYRKVVNGKVTDEIVYMTADEEENYIIAQANAPVDEEGNLTSDMVMARHKAEFKLVKKEEVQFMDVSPKQVFSVSASLIPFLEHDDANRALMGSNMQRQAVPLVKTEAPLVATGMEKPVALFSRGAVVAKRSGVVESVTADKIIVKVDPEEITEGGLSVDTGFDVYELKKFKKSNQKTCINQRPIVKKGQRVEKGQIIADGPSMDNGELALGKNVLIAFIPWRGYNFEDAILVSERLLKDDVYTSIHIQELECEAVETKLGREEITRDIPGVPEALLRNLDESGIVRIGTYVKPGDILVGKVTPKGEQVLTPEEKLLQAIFGEKAKGVKDSSLYVPHGIEGVVIDVKILSRKGEKKDVRTQLIESEEKAKLERAKQEEINLVKEDRDRRAAELILGKAVKEDVYDANGNILISAGEKITEDKVRDVVFFALRKPSIIDDSKVEKKLKEIRIKAVDKIALIENIYEEKKKALEMGHDLPAGVNKVVKVYIATKRKLTVGDKMAGRHGNKGVVSQIRPVEDMPFLEDGTPIDITLNPLGVPSRMNVGQILETHLGLAAKELGKKIDKLLKVGLDMVREEIKAIYNDENISKLIDSLSDDELREVAKKLAKGIRFESPIFMGAKEEEIKRLLKRAGLPETGRLTVYDGLTGEPFDQDVTVGYMYMLKLIHLADDKIHARSTGPYSLITQQPLGGKAQFGGQRFGEMEVWALEAYGAAYTLQEMLTVKSDDVEGRSRVYESIVKGKYSFEPGLPESFNVLVRELKALALDVKFIKQIEEVEEQKSEAEKLFEDKEEK
- the rplL gene encoding 50S ribosomal protein L7/L12; translation: MAEITKEQIVEAIENMTVLELVELINMIKEKFGVSDMPVVAAGPVAAGGAGEAAAAEKTEFDVILKNPGAKKIQVIKVVREITGLGLKEAKALVDGAPKPVKEGVSKEEAEEIAKKLEEAGAEVEVK